One part of the Nocardioides conyzicola genome encodes these proteins:
- the hsaC gene encoding iron-dependent extradiol dioxygenase HsaC: MIDIKSMGYVRVASTDLEQWTTFAGKVLGLATGRGPHPDHQYWRIDEVSARLVVYPSDVDQLGCVGWELADHRALQEAREHLQKAGVEFEEGTEEELAERRVQELVRFSDPFDNVFELFHGITYESRPVVTPYAARFVTGDQGMGHIVLPVLDDVEALRFYTDVLGFRLRDSMSMPGEFVGKAPGSKVWLRFLGVNPRHHSLAFLPMPNPSKCVHIMLEVDELDHVGRALERVRKHKAPLSATLGRHMNDEMISFYVRSPGGFDIEFGTEGLTVDDSRWVARESTAVSYWGHDFGAGAS; encoded by the coding sequence ATGATCGACATCAAGTCCATGGGCTACGTCCGCGTGGCCAGCACCGACCTCGAGCAGTGGACGACGTTCGCCGGCAAGGTGCTCGGCCTGGCCACGGGTCGCGGCCCCCACCCGGACCACCAGTACTGGCGCATCGACGAGGTCTCGGCCCGGCTCGTCGTCTACCCCTCCGACGTCGACCAGCTCGGCTGCGTCGGCTGGGAGCTCGCCGACCACCGCGCCCTGCAGGAGGCTCGCGAGCACCTGCAGAAGGCCGGGGTGGAGTTCGAGGAGGGCACCGAGGAGGAGCTCGCGGAGCGCCGCGTGCAGGAGCTGGTGCGCTTCTCCGACCCGTTCGACAACGTCTTCGAGCTCTTCCACGGCATCACCTACGAGTCGCGACCCGTGGTCACGCCGTACGCCGCGAGGTTCGTGACCGGCGACCAGGGGATGGGCCACATCGTGCTGCCCGTCCTCGACGACGTCGAGGCGCTGCGGTTCTACACCGACGTGCTCGGCTTCCGGCTGCGGGACTCGATGAGCATGCCCGGCGAGTTCGTCGGCAAGGCGCCCGGCTCGAAGGTCTGGCTGCGGTTCCTCGGCGTCAACCCGCGGCACCACTCGCTGGCGTTCCTGCCGATGCCCAACCCGTCGAAGTGCGTGCACATCATGCTCGAGGTCGACGAGCTCGACCACGTCGGTCGCGCGCTGGAGCGGGTGCGCAAGCACAAGGCCCCGCTCTCGGCGACGCTCGGGCGGCACATGAACGACGAGATGATCTCCTTCTACGTGAGGTCGCCCGGTGGGTTCGACATCGAGTTCGGCACCGAGGGCCTCACCGTGGACGACTCCCGGTGGGTGGCCCGCGAGTCGACGGCGGTGTCCTACTGGGGGCACGACTTCGGCGCCGGTGCGTCCTGA
- a CDS encoding acyl-CoA dehydrogenase family protein, whose protein sequence is MEFALSDEQQELAATVRSLLDKRADARVATYDEALWGTLCEQIGVAALGIPEEYGGAGFSLFESLVALEEIGRSLVPSPLLGSLVTSEALLAGADEDAQARLLPRLASGEVGAFVDGDAPVLDGDLAAIVIAAEDDGLYEVEGAEVTWTPTMDQTIRLASVDGGTRTRIGDGPAARDRARLVGAVGCAALASGLAARALDMTVSYSKERVQFGRPIGSFQALKHRMADMLVLTEMTRSASWAASYAVATHADDADQLTHVAKAYCSDAVARLAGETVQLHGGIAITWEHDAHLVFKRAHALGQLFGSALEHRAAVTL, encoded by the coding sequence ATGGAGTTCGCGCTCTCCGACGAGCAGCAGGAGCTGGCCGCCACCGTCCGGTCGCTGCTCGACAAGCGGGCCGACGCCCGGGTCGCGACGTACGACGAGGCGCTCTGGGGCACGCTCTGCGAGCAGATCGGCGTGGCCGCCCTCGGCATCCCGGAGGAGTACGGCGGGGCCGGGTTCTCGCTCTTCGAGTCGCTGGTCGCGCTGGAGGAGATCGGCCGCTCGCTGGTGCCCTCTCCCCTGCTCGGCTCGCTCGTGACCTCCGAGGCGCTGCTCGCCGGTGCCGACGAGGACGCCCAGGCGCGGCTGCTCCCGAGGCTCGCGTCCGGTGAGGTCGGCGCCTTCGTCGACGGCGACGCGCCCGTGCTCGACGGCGACCTCGCCGCGATCGTGATCGCCGCGGAGGACGACGGCCTCTACGAGGTCGAGGGCGCCGAGGTCACCTGGACGCCGACGATGGACCAGACGATCCGCCTCGCCTCCGTCGACGGCGGCACCCGGACCCGGATCGGCGACGGCCCGGCCGCGCGCGACCGCGCCCGCCTGGTCGGTGCCGTCGGCTGCGCCGCCCTCGCCTCCGGGCTCGCCGCCCGGGCGCTCGACATGACCGTGTCCTACAGCAAGGAGCGGGTGCAGTTCGGCCGCCCGATCGGCTCCTTCCAGGCGCTGAAGCACCGGATGGCCGACATGCTCGTCCTCACCGAGATGACCCGCTCGGCGTCCTGGGCGGCGTCGTACGCCGTCGCGACCCACGCCGACGACGCCGACCAGCTCACCCACGTCGCGAAGGCCTACTGCTCCGACGCCGTCGCTCGCCTCGCCGGCGAGACGGTGCAGCTGCACGGCGGCATCGCGATCACCTGGGAGCACGACGCCCACCTGGTCTTCAAGCGGGCGCACGCGCTGGGCCAGCTCTTCGGCTCCGCGCTCGAGCACCGGGCGGCCGTGACGCTCTGA
- the hsaD gene encoding 4,5:9,10-diseco-3-hydroxy-5,9,17-trioxoandrosta-1(10),2-diene-4-oate hydrolase produces the protein MSITKESVRHSAKAGDITLNYYEAGEGSADRLPLVMLHGGGPGASAWSNFGRALPHFAASYRTLLVDQPGFGGSDKPPVVGNYYRHSADYVVKLLDELGIDRVHLLGNSLGGGTAMRLALSYPDRVGRLILMGPGGLSLNLFHADPTEGVQRLMDFGADPTPERLRAFISTMVVNQSLVTDELVAERFADATAPGAQDAMRSMGMSFWNPDTAEDGMLWREAHQLRKHTLLTWGREDRVNPLDGALVALKLIPKAQLHVFPNCGHWAQIEAAEEFAEISTAFLGRHVERTRT, from the coding sequence GTGAGCATCACCAAGGAGTCGGTCCGGCACTCCGCCAAGGCCGGAGACATCACCCTCAACTACTACGAGGCGGGTGAGGGGAGCGCGGACAGGCTGCCCCTGGTGATGCTGCACGGCGGCGGTCCGGGCGCCTCGGCGTGGTCCAACTTCGGGCGCGCGCTGCCGCACTTCGCGGCGTCGTACCGCACCCTGCTCGTCGACCAGCCCGGCTTCGGCGGGTCCGACAAGCCGCCGGTGGTGGGCAACTACTACCGGCACTCGGCCGACTACGTCGTCAAGCTCCTCGACGAGCTCGGCATCGACCGGGTCCACCTGCTGGGCAACAGCCTCGGCGGCGGTACGGCGATGCGCCTGGCGCTCAGCTATCCCGACCGCGTCGGCCGGCTGATCCTGATGGGCCCGGGCGGCCTGTCGCTCAACCTCTTCCACGCCGACCCGACCGAGGGCGTGCAGCGGCTGATGGACTTCGGGGCCGACCCGACGCCGGAGCGGCTGCGGGCGTTCATCTCGACGATGGTGGTCAACCAGTCCCTGGTGACGGACGAGCTGGTGGCAGAGCGGTTCGCGGACGCCACGGCACCGGGCGCGCAGGACGCGATGCGGTCGATGGGGATGTCCTTCTGGAACCCCGACACCGCCGAGGACGGCATGCTCTGGCGCGAGGCCCACCAGCTCCGCAAGCACACGCTGCTGACCTGGGGCCGTGAGGACCGGGTCAACCCGCTCGACGGAGCCCTGGTGGCGCTCAAGCTGATCCCCAAGGCGCAGCTGCATGTCTTCCCCAACTGTGGGCACTGGGCACAGATCGAGGCCGCCGAGGAGTTCGCCGAGATCTCGACCGCCTTCCTCGGTCGTCACGTCGAGAGGACACGGACATGA
- a CDS encoding flavin reductase family protein, with protein sequence MSPEIGHDVPEGMSPDARETWPSPELINSWLGDQDVDFEFRPGEDVAVHDDPDAVAKARLFRDVLGRFASGVTVVTTTSGGEPVGMTCQSFSSVSLDPPLVLFIPAKSSRSWPLIQRSGKFCVNFLAADQAELSNTMASRGVDKFGDVKWTPSTETGSPILEGSLAHVDCTIETVHEAGDHYVVIGRVVDLNTDEVDGDPLLFFQGKYRTTDPR encoded by the coding sequence ATGAGCCCGGAGATCGGTCACGACGTCCCCGAGGGCATGAGCCCCGACGCCAGGGAGACCTGGCCGAGCCCGGAGCTCATCAACTCGTGGCTGGGCGACCAGGACGTCGACTTCGAGTTCCGGCCCGGCGAGGACGTCGCCGTCCACGACGACCCCGACGCGGTCGCGAAGGCGCGGCTCTTCCGCGACGTGCTCGGCCGCTTCGCCTCCGGCGTCACGGTGGTCACGACGACCAGCGGCGGCGAGCCGGTGGGCATGACCTGTCAGTCGTTCTCGAGCGTCTCGCTCGACCCGCCGCTCGTCCTCTTCATCCCCGCCAAGAGCTCCCGCTCCTGGCCGCTGATCCAGCGGTCCGGCAAGTTCTGCGTCAACTTCCTCGCCGCCGACCAGGCCGAGCTCTCGAACACGATGGCCAGCCGCGGCGTCGACAAGTTCGGCGACGTGAAGTGGACGCCCTCGACGGAGACCGGGTCCCCGATCCTGGAGGGCTCGCTGGCCCACGTCGACTGCACCATCGAGACCGTGCACGAGGCGGGCGACCACTACGTCGTGATCGGGCGGGTGGTGGACCTCAACACCGACGAGGTCGACGGGGATCCGTTGCTGTTCTTCCAGGGGAAGTACCGCACCACCGACCCGCGCTGA
- the hsaA gene encoding 3-hydroxy-9,10-secoandrosta-1,3,5(10)-triene-9,17-dione monooxygenase oxygenase subunit, translating to MSQAVLDGVRDLLPGIRERADEAERLRVVPEASIKELEEVGFFRLLQPKRFDGYESDPIDFYTAVRDIAGACGSTGWVSSVVGVHPWQVALFSEEAQQAVWGSDTTTRLSSSYAPTGKAQLAEGGYRLSGKWSFSSGCDHCSWVLLGGLVFNDDGNVVDFKTFMVPRADYTINDVWHMVGLAGTGSNDIVVEDVFVPDAFTLSMGDTGRCFGPGQEQNTSDLYKLPFHSIFTGTITTPIIGMAMGAYEEHVGMQQKRTRAAYLGEKASLDPFAAVRIAKASSEIDAAWALLVNNIREEQAYVAKGEKIPLKTRLKVRRDQVLGSQRAIDAIDSLFEASGGRALAKGTYLQRAWRDAHAGRVHAANDPERALQMYGAHEFGHKVDPGMY from the coding sequence ATGTCCCAGGCTGTTCTCGACGGCGTCCGTGACCTGCTGCCCGGTATCCGGGAGCGGGCCGACGAGGCGGAGCGACTCCGGGTGGTGCCCGAGGCCTCGATCAAGGAGCTGGAGGAGGTCGGGTTCTTCCGTCTCCTGCAGCCCAAGCGCTTCGACGGCTACGAGTCCGACCCGATCGACTTCTACACCGCGGTCCGCGACATCGCGGGCGCGTGCGGCTCGACGGGCTGGGTCTCCAGCGTCGTCGGCGTGCACCCGTGGCAGGTGGCGCTCTTCTCCGAGGAGGCGCAGCAGGCGGTGTGGGGGTCCGACACGACGACGCGGCTCAGCTCGTCGTACGCCCCAACCGGCAAGGCCCAGCTCGCGGAGGGCGGCTACCGCCTGTCCGGCAAGTGGAGCTTCTCGTCCGGCTGCGACCACTGCAGCTGGGTGCTGCTCGGCGGCCTGGTCTTCAACGACGACGGCAACGTCGTCGACTTCAAGACGTTCATGGTGCCGCGCGCCGACTACACGATCAACGACGTCTGGCACATGGTCGGCCTGGCCGGCACCGGCTCCAACGACATCGTGGTCGAGGACGTCTTCGTGCCCGACGCGTTCACGCTGTCGATGGGCGACACCGGCCGCTGCTTCGGCCCGGGTCAGGAGCAGAACACCTCCGACCTCTACAAGCTGCCGTTCCACTCGATCTTCACCGGCACCATCACCACGCCGATCATCGGCATGGCGATGGGGGCCTACGAGGAGCACGTGGGGATGCAGCAGAAGCGCACGCGGGCGGCGTACCTCGGCGAGAAGGCGTCGCTCGACCCCTTCGCCGCGGTCCGGATCGCCAAGGCCTCCTCGGAGATCGACGCCGCGTGGGCGCTCCTGGTCAACAACATCCGTGAGGAGCAGGCCTACGTCGCCAAGGGCGAGAAGATCCCGCTCAAGACGCGGTTGAAGGTCCGTCGTGACCAGGTGCTCGGCTCGCAGCGGGCGATCGACGCCATCGACTCGCTGTTCGAGGCCTCCGGTGGCCGGGCACTGGCGAAGGGCACCTACCTCCAGCGCGCCTGGCGCGACGCCCACGCGGGTCGCGTTCACGCCGCCAACGACCCCGAGCGGGCGCTGCAGATGTACGGCGCCCACGAGTTCGGGCACAAGGTCGACCCGGGGATGTACTGA
- a CDS encoding FAD-binding oxidoreductase codes for MSTWTRRGVLGAAALGGLAACSSDPPGPARPTPSVSTSPPAPSPSGGGPVPWSQLRRHVQGSLARPGGPTYDQVRLLQNPRYDGQRPLAVLTVASAQDVATGLAFAQEHGLPLAIRSGGHSYPGWSGGGSPRALVLDCRSLSDVRVDGATATIGAGATLAPVYDRIGGAGRAIAGGSCATVGVGGLTLGGGVGVLTRAMGLTCDAVRSMEVVTADGRVRTASADEEPDLYWALRGGGGGHLGVVTSFEFDTVAAPTVSTVYLEWPFAAAAKVIDAWQDWAPTADARLWSTLKALGGEAHPGEPTLLLSGTWVGPTGSFDAQLAGLLDHVPAPSVRSTHTRSYRDQMAAFAGSGAREAFAATSHVAYDALDHRGIADLLDQVQGAQASGIKEAGVSMDALGGKVRELAPDDTAFVHRQALATVQYTATFPPGRATTADAYVHGFRAAMLPHWGHHAYVNYADPTITDYRAAYFGSNADRLAQARTAYDPDGFFSQPQDF; via the coding sequence GTGAGCACCTGGACGCGGCGCGGCGTCCTGGGCGCCGCCGCCCTGGGCGGGCTGGCGGCCTGCTCGTCCGACCCGCCGGGACCGGCCCGACCCACGCCTTCGGTGTCGACGAGCCCGCCCGCGCCGTCCCCGTCCGGTGGCGGGCCGGTGCCGTGGTCGCAGCTGCGCCGGCACGTCCAGGGCTCGCTGGCACGACCCGGCGGCCCGACGTACGACCAGGTCCGCCTGCTCCAGAACCCGCGGTACGACGGACAGCGGCCGCTCGCCGTCCTCACGGTCGCCTCGGCGCAGGACGTCGCGACCGGCCTGGCCTTCGCGCAGGAGCACGGCCTTCCGCTGGCGATCCGGTCGGGAGGGCACAGCTATCCGGGATGGTCGGGCGGTGGGTCGCCGAGGGCCCTGGTCCTCGACTGCCGCTCGCTGTCCGACGTACGCGTCGACGGCGCGACCGCCACGATCGGCGCCGGGGCGACGCTCGCGCCGGTCTACGACAGGATCGGCGGCGCCGGCCGGGCCATCGCGGGCGGGTCGTGCGCGACCGTCGGTGTGGGTGGTCTGACGCTGGGGGGAGGCGTCGGCGTGCTGACCCGGGCGATGGGGCTGACCTGCGACGCCGTCCGGTCGATGGAGGTCGTGACGGCGGACGGCAGGGTGCGCACCGCCAGCGCCGACGAGGAGCCGGACCTCTACTGGGCGCTGCGGGGTGGGGGCGGCGGACACCTCGGCGTGGTGACGTCGTTCGAGTTCGACACCGTGGCCGCCCCGACCGTCAGCACCGTCTACCTCGAGTGGCCGTTCGCGGCCGCGGCAAAGGTGATCGACGCCTGGCAGGACTGGGCGCCGACCGCCGACGCCCGGCTGTGGTCCACGCTCAAGGCGCTCGGCGGCGAGGCCCACCCGGGAGAGCCGACGCTGCTGCTCTCGGGGACCTGGGTCGGACCGACCGGCTCCTTCGACGCCCAGCTCGCGGGGCTGCTCGACCACGTCCCGGCGCCCAGTGTCCGGTCGACCCACACCCGCAGCTACCGCGACCAGATGGCGGCGTTCGCCGGCTCCGGCGCGCGGGAGGCCTTCGCGGCGACCTCGCACGTGGCGTACGACGCGCTCGACCACCGCGGCATCGCCGACCTGCTCGACCAGGTGCAGGGCGCCCAGGCGTCCGGCATCAAGGAGGCCGGTGTCTCGATGGACGCCCTCGGCGGGAAGGTCCGCGAGCTGGCGCCCGACGACACCGCCTTCGTGCACCGGCAGGCGCTCGCGACCGTGCAGTACACCGCGACCTTCCCGCCGGGCCGGGCCACGACCGCCGACGCCTACGTGCACGGCTTCCGCGCGGCGATGCTCCCGCACTGGGGCCACCACGCCTACGTCAACTACGCCGACCCCACGATCACCGACTACCGTGCGGCGTACTTCGGGTCCAACGCGGACCGGCTCGCGCAGGCGCGGACGGCGTACGACCCGGACGGCTTCTTCTCCCAGCCGCAGGACTTCTGA